From the Panthera leo isolate Ple1 chromosome C1, P.leo_Ple1_pat1.1, whole genome shotgun sequence genome, one window contains:
- the LOC122226651 gene encoding sterol 26-hydroxylase, mitochondrial isoform X2, whose translation MLNKTKYGPMWVTRLGPQMHVNLASAPLLEQVMRQESKYPVRNDMELWKEHRDQQGLAYGPFTTEGHHWYQLRQALNQRMLKPSEAALYTDALNEVIDDFLAHLNHLLAESASGDHVSDMAHHFYYFALEAICYILFEKRIGCLERPIPQDTVAFVRSVGLMFQNSLYVTFLPKWSRSLLPFWKRYLDGWNTIFSFGKKLIDQKLKEIETQLQKSGPDEVQISGYLHFLLTRGQLSAHEVMGSLPELLLAGVDTTSNTMTWALYHLSKNPEIQAALHKEVVGVVPPGHVPKYKDLAHTPLLKAVLKETLRLYPVVPTNSRVITEKEIEVGGFLFPKNTQFVFCHYVVSRDPDIFPEPESFWPYRWLKKSQPATPGVQHPFGSVPFGYGVRACLGRRIAELEMQLLLSRLIQKYEVVLAPETGEVRSVARIVLVPNKKVGLRFLQRQC comes from the exons ATGCTGAACAAGACCAAGTATGGTCCAATGTGGGTAACCCGCCTAGGGCCTCAGATGCATGTGAACCTGGCCAGTGCCCCACTCCTGGAGCAAGTGATGCGGCAAGAGAGCAAGTACCCAGTACGGAACGACATGGAACTATGGAAGGAGCACCGGGACCAACAGGGCCTGGCTTATGGGCCCTTCACCAC GGAAGGACACCACTGGTACCAGCTACGCCAAGCTCTGAACCAGCGGATGCTGAAGCCCAGTGAGGCTGCGCTCTACACCGATGCTCTGAATGAGGTGATTGACGACTTCCTGGCCCACCTGAACCATCTTTTGGCAGAGAGTGCCTCAGGGGACCACGTGTCTGACATGGCTCACCATTTCTACTACTTTGCCTTGGAAG CTATTTGCTACATCCTGTTTGAGAAACGTATTGGCTGCCTGGAGCGACCCATCCCCCAGGACACCGTGGCCTTCGTCAGATCTGTCGGGCTCATGTTCCAGAACTCACTCTATGTCACCTTCCTCCCCAAGTGGAGCCGTTCCTTGCTGCCTTTCTGGAAGCGATATCTGGATGGCTGGAACACCATCTTCTCTTTTG GGAAGAAGCTGATTGATCAGAAACTCAAGGAGATAGAGACCCAGCTGCAGAAAAGTGGGCCAGATGAAGTGCAGATATCTGGCTACCTGCACTTCCTGCTCACCAGAGGACAGCTCAGTGCTCATGAGGTCATGGGCAGCCTGCCCGAGCTGCTCCTGGCTGGCGTAGACACG acATCCAACACAATGACGTGGGCCCTGTACCATCTTTCAAAGAACCCAGAGATCCAGGCTGCCTTGCATAAGGAAGTGGTGGGCGTGGTACCCCCCGGGCACGTGCCCAAGTACAAGGACTTAGCACACACGCCCCTGCTCAAAGCTGTGCTTAAGGAGACCCTGCG CCTTTACCCCGTGGTCCCCACGAACTCCCGGGTCATCACGGAAAAGGAAATCGAAGTCGGTGGCTTCCTCTTCCCCAAGAAC ACCCAGTTTGTGTTCTGTCACTATGTGGTGTCCCGTGACCCTGACATCTTCCCTGAGCCAGAGAGCTTCTGGCCCTACCGCTGGCTGAAGAAGAGCCAGCCTGCTACCCCTGGGGTCCAGCATCCATTTGGCTCTGTGCCCTTTGGCTATGGGGTCCGGGCTTGCCTGGGTCGCAGGATTGCGGAACTGGAGATGCAGCTGCTGCTGTcaagg CTGATCCAGAAGTATGAGGTGGTCCTGGCCCCCGAGACGGGGGAGGTGAGGAGCGTGGCCCGCATCGTCCTGGTTCCCAATAAGAAGGTGGGCCTGCGTTTCCTGCAGAGACAGTGCTGA